The sequence CGAGTAAGCCGTAGCTGTGCATCCGTTTAAGCGCCGCATTAACTCCATTGGGTTGGCGAAAGATTTCAATGAATAAGGCTTTGTTAATGGGATCTTGGCGAAAGTTTTGATCAATTAAATGCAGGGCGTTGCGTAACAGCCGAATGGTACGGGCGCGAATACCCTGTATTTTTGGGTTGTCTTCAAGAATAATAAATATTTCGAGTAGGGCGGTGGGAAAGTCATTGAAAACTTGATCATGACAAACATCCAAGTAACCATTACGTTGCTGAAAGCGACTGTTGATAGGCAAGATATCACGTTGCGCATTGTCAAAAATATCTTCTAAAAAGTGTTGTAACAAAATTTCATTCAGTTTAACGACGGCTTGAACATTGCGGTAATAACTATTCATGAATTGTTCGACGGCCAATTTTTCATCGGTATTTTCGTAACCGAGCACCTGCGCGAGCTGCTGCTGGTGATCGAACAACAGCCGGTCTTCGCGGCGTTTTTTAAGTCGATGCAGGATAAATCGCGCGCGATTTAAAAATTTATAGGCGGCATCAAGTTCGCGGTATTCATCTGGCGTGATAAATGCGTTTTGAACCAGTTGATGCAGGCTTGATGCGCGGTAATGGCGTTTAGCGACCCAGATGATGGTTTGAATATCACGTAACCCGCCTGGGCTTTCTTTTAAATTGGGTTCGAGTTGGTAAACCGTGTCGTTAAATCGGCGGTGCCGTGCGGTTTGCTCATCTATCTTGGCTTGGTAAAAGGCCTGGCTGGGCCAAAAACTGTCTTCTCGCCACAGATTTTGCAGTTGTTCATAAAGCGGGTAGTGACCGGTAATCCAGCGTGCTTCCAGTAGGTTAGTGGCGGTCGTAATGTCTTCTTGACCAGCCTCGATACACTCCTCAAGGGTGCGAATGGCATGGCCCACTTCTAATCCCAAATCCCACAAGAAACGAATAAAATCGCTCAGTGCCATGTTTTCTGCTTCAATCTGTGTTTCAGACCCGTCCAGTGGCGGGCGCATAATCAAAATATCGACATCGGAGTAGGGGTGGAGCTCACCACGGCCATAGCCCCCGACTGCAATGAGTGCAAACCTATCGGTTTTAAAATGATGATGCCAAATTTTCTTGAGAATTTGATCAATAAAGGTGGCGCGTTCTCTAATTAAAGCAGAAACCGGATGGCCCTGATCAAAGCGTTCAAATTGGGTGTCATTAAATTGCGTGAGCATAGCGCGACCGACTTTAGCCGCTTGCTGCGGATCATTGAGCGCTTGCATGAAATTAATGGGCGGGTTGGCCGTTGTCATCTATCAACCTTTTAATTAAAAGTAGGGCGTTGCTCACCTTGACGCAGGGTTAAAACTTCCACGCCATCAGGCGTGACGAGCAATGTATGCTCCCATTGTGCAGACAATTTACGGTCCTTAGTAACAACGGTCCAATTGTCGCCTAATAATTTGACGTCATGTTTGCCCAAGTTAATCATAGGCTCAATTGTAAAGGTCATGCCAGGTTTAAGAATAATGTCTTTCAGCTCTTCCGCAGCATAGTGCAATACTTGAGGTGATTCATGGAACTCCTGGCCAATACCATGGCCACAATAGTCTCTAACTACGGAGCAGTGGTGAGCGTGAGCGTGCATTTCAATAGCTTTAGCCACATCATAAAGTGACGCATTGGGTTTAACTTGATCAATACCTTGCCATAAACACTCATACGCCACCTGGCAAATACGATGCGCAAAGGGTTTGGCATCATCCATGATAAACATTTGACTGGTGTCCCCATGAAAACCATCTTTAATGACGGTCACATCAATATTAATGATGTCACCTTTTTTAAGCTTTTTATCGTTGGGTATACCGTGGCAAACTACATGATTCAGCGATGTGCAGATGGATTTAGGGTAGCCGTGATAACCCAGGGTCGCAGGAATGGTACCTTGGACTTGGGTCATATAATCGTGGGCAAGCTGATTCAGTTCTTCAGTAGTAACCCCGACTTTAACATTTGGGGCCAGGTATTCTAAAACTTCGGCGGCCAGGCGGCTGGCGATGCGCAT comes from Thiomicrospira aerophila AL3 and encodes:
- the map gene encoding type I methionyl aminopeptidase, translating into MSIILKNAEQQAKMRIASRLAAEVLEYLAPNVKVGVTTEELNQLAHDYMTQVQGTIPATLGYHGYPKSICTSLNHVVCHGIPNDKKLKKGDIINIDVTVIKDGFHGDTSQMFIMDDAKPFAHRICQVAYECLWQGIDQVKPNASLYDVAKAIEMHAHAHHCSVVRDYCGHGIGQEFHESPQVLHYAAEELKDIILKPGMTFTIEPMINLGKHDVKLLGDNWTVVTKDRKLSAQWEHTLLVTPDGVEVLTLRQGEQRPTFN